From Microbacterium pseudoresistens, the proteins below share one genomic window:
- a CDS encoding ATP-binding protein, translating into MSAYRRRVIDDELDEVFPALAAISLDGPKGVGKTATASRRAATVVALDRPEQIEEFSADPTLVERAPKPLVIDEWQRLPQTWDLVRRAVDRDSSGGQFLLAGSAAPVSSPTHSGAGRITRLRMRPLALAERIEHTPTVSLRALLEGDASVTGETDWTLPDYVREIVSSGFPGIRNLPARARRLALDGYVTRVVERDMVEQGYRVRAPAALRAWLRAYAGATSSTASYTSILDAATVGDSDKPSKPTTIAYRDVLSQLWLLDPVEAWRPFGVDLGRVSKASKHHLADPALAARLMDLDESALLAIRAHEMIGPQQGAALGRLFEGLVTLSMQTYVQSAEARLSHFRDQKGTHEIDLIAERGQRVLAMEVKLAATVSDADVRHLKWLRERMGDRLVDAIVVTTGNRAYRRSDGVAVVPFALLGP; encoded by the coding sequence ATGTCTGCGTACCGAAGGCGCGTCATCGACGATGAACTCGACGAAGTGTTTCCGGCCCTGGCCGCGATAAGCCTTGACGGGCCCAAAGGGGTCGGCAAGACGGCTACTGCGAGTCGGCGGGCGGCAACTGTTGTCGCTCTGGACCGTCCCGAGCAGATCGAAGAGTTCAGCGCAGACCCGACTCTGGTCGAACGAGCACCCAAACCGCTGGTCATCGATGAATGGCAGCGTCTGCCGCAGACATGGGATCTCGTGCGGCGAGCCGTGGATCGTGACAGTTCCGGCGGGCAGTTTCTTCTCGCAGGAAGCGCTGCGCCGGTCTCGTCGCCCACGCACTCAGGAGCGGGACGCATCACCCGTCTTCGGATGCGTCCGCTTGCCCTCGCGGAGCGTATCGAGCACACCCCCACAGTCTCGCTGCGAGCCCTTCTGGAGGGAGACGCGTCCGTTACGGGCGAGACGGATTGGACACTGCCCGACTATGTCCGAGAGATCGTCTCGTCCGGGTTCCCCGGCATCCGCAACCTTCCTGCACGCGCTCGACGCCTCGCGCTCGACGGGTATGTGACGCGCGTCGTCGAGCGCGACATGGTGGAGCAGGGGTATCGCGTACGCGCGCCCGCGGCTCTTCGAGCCTGGCTTCGCGCATATGCGGGAGCCACGAGCTCGACGGCGAGTTACACGAGCATCCTGGATGCTGCCACGGTAGGAGACTCCGACAAGCCGAGCAAGCCCACGACCATCGCGTACCGTGACGTGCTCAGCCAGTTGTGGTTGCTCGATCCTGTCGAAGCGTGGCGTCCGTTCGGTGTCGACCTGGGCCGCGTGAGCAAAGCATCGAAGCATCACCTCGCTGACCCTGCGCTGGCCGCCAGACTCATGGACCTGGACGAATCCGCACTGCTTGCGATCCGCGCACACGAAATGATCGGACCCCAGCAGGGTGCCGCTCTCGGCCGTCTCTTCGAGGGGCTCGTGACACTCAGCATGCAGACATACGTGCAGTCGGCCGAGGCTCGCTTGAGTCACTTCCGCGATCAGAAGGGCACGCACGAGATCGATCTGATCGCAGAGCGCGGTCAGCGAGTGCTCGCGATGGAAGTCAAGCTCGCGGCCACGGTGTCGGACGCTGATGTGCGTCATCTGAAATGGTTGCGCGAACGGATGGGCGACCGATTGGTCGACGCCATCGTCGTGACGACGGGAAACCGTGCGTATCGCCGGTCAGATGGCGTTGCGGTCGTGCCGTTCGCGCTGCTCGGACCGTGA
- a CDS encoding Pr6Pr family membrane protein: protein MTTWWPYARLAAAMLCGAAIVTQLARTVQNAMETGGHLPTVVANFFSFFTIESNILAAVALSVGAIWAWTGNRGEREPQWLAALLICASTYMIVTGIVYNLLLRGIELPQGSTVPWSNEVLHVVIPLIMLADVLFAPHRRALPWNAMLITVAFPIVWAAYTLIRGELITAPATGEPWWYPYPFLDPHIQGGYLGVALYVVGIAVAIIGVAALVIRVGRRRGLRMVTSVSDGGSSSRSSAPGSRSEQRERHDRNAI from the coding sequence ATGACGACCTGGTGGCCCTACGCCCGCCTCGCGGCCGCGATGCTCTGCGGAGCAGCGATCGTTACCCAGCTGGCGCGCACAGTCCAGAACGCGATGGAGACCGGCGGCCACCTGCCCACGGTCGTGGCGAACTTCTTCAGCTTCTTCACGATCGAGTCGAACATCCTCGCCGCCGTGGCGCTGTCGGTCGGGGCGATCTGGGCATGGACGGGGAATCGCGGCGAGCGCGAACCGCAATGGCTCGCCGCTCTCCTGATCTGCGCGAGCACTTACATGATCGTGACCGGGATCGTGTACAACCTTCTCCTGCGCGGCATCGAACTCCCGCAGGGGTCGACCGTGCCGTGGTCGAACGAGGTGCTGCACGTCGTCATTCCGCTGATCATGCTCGCCGATGTGCTGTTCGCACCGCACCGCCGCGCGCTGCCGTGGAATGCGATGCTGATCACCGTCGCGTTCCCGATCGTCTGGGCGGCGTACACGCTGATCAGAGGGGAGCTCATCACCGCGCCGGCAACGGGGGAACCCTGGTGGTATCCGTATCCGTTCCTCGACCCGCACATCCAAGGGGGATACCTCGGCGTCGCGTTGTACGTCGTCGGCATCGCCGTCGCGATCATCGGCGTCGCGGCACTCGTGATCCGGGTCGGTCGCCGGCGAGGGCTACGGATGGTCACGTCTGTGTCGGATGGAGGGTCCTCGTCCAGGTCGTCCGCTCCGGGATCACGGTCCGAGCAGCGCGAACGGCACGACCGCAACGCCATCTGA
- a CDS encoding antitoxin, which produces MEISDKVLGQAADIADRATGGKAAGQVNGMRSTLDEKIGNESDALIRRQAPFGVYRYIARVGVRTPLSRTVMEER; this is translated from the coding sequence ATGGAGATCTCCGACAAGGTGCTCGGCCAGGCGGCAGACATCGCCGACAGGGCCACCGGCGGCAAGGCCGCAGGTCAGGTCAACGGCATGCGAAGCACCCTCGACGAGAAGATCGGCAATGAGTCGGACGCGCTCATTCGACGCCAGGCACCTTTCGGCGTGTACCGGTATATCGCTAGAGTCGGCGTGAGGACGCCCCTCTCGCGGACCGTGATGGAGGAACGATGA
- a CDS encoding aldo/keto reductase, which translates to MTTASLTDTVHLGDGLRVSPQGYGAMSLSDAYGVVDDATAYATLVHAVDRGVTFIDSANIYGSGRSERIISGLLRTRRDEVQLVSKAGIVPGSGSAGRRELRGDRAHIREQIDLSLGRLGTDRLDLYYLHRVDPEVPIEDSIGTLAELVQEGKVHHIGVSEPTGDELRRAHAVHPIAAVQSEWSVLSRDVEAHVVPTAAELGIGVVPYAPVGRKWLTGRFDPAEVGEGDVRRSFPRFAPEALAANAPLLAEHRALAEEAGLSPAQLALAWLVAKGREYGATVVPIPGSRRAAHVDDNLGAVGVELESAIVARLDALAEQVVGARTRDKRTSLHREQGVRRDARRRQIESRG; encoded by the coding sequence GTGACCACCGCATCCCTCACCGACACTGTCCATCTCGGCGACGGTCTGCGGGTCTCGCCGCAGGGGTACGGCGCGATGTCGCTGTCCGATGCCTACGGCGTGGTCGACGACGCCACCGCGTACGCCACCCTCGTGCACGCCGTGGACCGCGGGGTGACCTTCATCGACTCCGCGAACATCTACGGCTCCGGGCGCAGCGAGCGAATCATCTCGGGCCTGCTGCGCACCCGCCGCGACGAGGTGCAGCTGGTGAGCAAGGCGGGCATCGTGCCCGGCAGCGGGTCGGCAGGGCGGCGTGAGCTGCGCGGCGACCGCGCGCACATCCGCGAGCAGATCGACCTGAGCCTGGGCCGCCTCGGCACCGATCGTCTCGACCTCTACTACCTGCACCGCGTCGACCCGGAGGTGCCGATCGAGGACTCCATCGGCACCCTCGCCGAGCTCGTGCAGGAGGGCAAGGTGCACCACATCGGCGTCTCCGAGCCCACGGGCGACGAGCTGCGCCGGGCGCACGCCGTGCATCCGATCGCCGCCGTGCAGAGCGAGTGGAGCGTGCTCAGCCGCGACGTGGAGGCGCATGTCGTGCCCACCGCCGCAGAACTGGGCATCGGCGTCGTGCCCTACGCGCCGGTCGGCCGGAAATGGCTCACGGGCCGCTTCGACCCCGCCGAGGTGGGGGAGGGCGATGTGCGCCGCAGCTTCCCGCGCTTCGCGCCCGAGGCGCTCGCCGCCAACGCCCCGCTGCTCGCCGAGCACCGCGCCCTCGCCGAGGAGGCCGGGCTGAGCCCCGCGCAGCTCGCGCTCGCCTGGCTGGTGGCGAAGGGCCGCGAGTACGGCGCGACCGTGGTTCCCATTCCGGGATCGCGGCGTGCGGCGCACGTCGACGACAATCTCGGCGCCGTCGGCGTCGAACTGGAATCTGCGATCGTCGCCCGACTCGACGCCTTGGCCGAGCAGGTGGTCGGCGCGCGCACCCGCGATAAGCGCACGTCTCTGCATCGGGAGCAGGGCGTGAGACGAGATGCTCGCCGGCGTCAGATCGAGTCGCGCGGCTGA
- a CDS encoding GntR family transcriptional regulator: MPVPEPDSPLVGETKTLTDAVFDRLSSAIIDGSLAPGEILRDQDIARQFGVSRTPVREALHRLTAMSLVETVANRYTRVTEVDEKTIADTMEYTGHQAGIAMRMAIPRLSDEEISEAVARMDDLIRANLEDDADAVYRAARALVLFVTQRTGNRVFEAAMRDTALVVARNLRTVRPELGTRDERDRWYQMMRQAIVDRDAVKAEFAFRSQHGL, from the coding sequence ATGCCCGTACCCGAACCCGACTCGCCGCTTGTGGGCGAGACCAAAACACTGACCGACGCCGTCTTCGATCGGTTGAGCAGCGCGATCATCGACGGCAGCCTCGCTCCTGGCGAGATTCTCAGAGATCAAGACATCGCTCGCCAGTTCGGTGTTTCCCGCACCCCCGTACGCGAAGCACTCCATCGGCTCACCGCCATGAGCCTGGTGGAAACGGTCGCCAATCGCTACACGCGTGTCACGGAAGTCGACGAGAAGACGATCGCGGACACCATGGAGTACACGGGCCATCAAGCAGGAATCGCGATGCGCATGGCCATCCCCCGGCTGAGCGATGAGGAGATCTCAGAGGCGGTTGCTCGGATGGACGACCTGATTCGAGCCAACCTCGAAGATGATGCGGACGCGGTCTACCGCGCTGCACGTGCGCTCGTCTTGTTCGTGACGCAGCGCACCGGCAACCGAGTCTTCGAGGCAGCCATGCGGGACACGGCGCTGGTCGTCGCGCGGAATCTCCGCACCGTGCGACCTGAACTCGGCACGCGTGATGAGCGCGATAGGTGGTACCAGATGATGAGGCAGGCGATTGTGGACCGAGATGCTGTGAAGGCGGAGTTCGCGTTCCGCAGCCAGCACGGGCTCTGA
- a CDS encoding carboxypeptidase-like regulatory domain-containing protein — MDTTKEAARMNRSRRAPQQEIVQHRRRLRPVLAALAAALVAVGAPAASAATTTAWATWTPLTGEAGSFTATMTLAGQPALTADITSDSRAGQVGVISGASTWLSEGTPIGEKYGSSRDQPYLNLRPRADSATSPSTTTYTFAAPTPSSGWAFALGDIDADSVRISGVSAAGDPLTADDLGFQGGFNYCAPGTAGKPSCTGDPDDVPMWDPASLTLMGNASASDTSGSAAWFEPAVPIVSLTFEFTQRSGFPVYQTWFASMARDITGTVRDVNTGVLDGVDVSLTDSNGTVIATTTTSGGGQYSFPGYFATDGYEVTATPPPGKTGVVTTGAADLRTQDAVVDLTVRDKASLFGTVTTAGDGTPGVAVTASGPDGVLTTTTDGDGNYAFPLIGDGTYEITITVPEGTVAVSPTTRTETVSGDDLSGVDFELARLGSVAGAVTDDAGAPIGGVTLTVDGPGGALSVITGVDGRYLIDELPPGDYVISVVAPDGTAVEGPSSRKVTITASGEAVIDQDFVLVADDVTAPPDDPDGPGKGGSGNDPLPTTGADSTPLLAGGVIALICGGALLLFARRRAV, encoded by the coding sequence ATGGACACGACGAAGGAGGCCGCTCGGATGAATCGCTCTCGACGTGCACCGCAGCAGGAGATCGTGCAGCATCGGCGGCGACTGCGCCCCGTGCTGGCGGCGCTTGCGGCCGCACTGGTGGCTGTCGGAGCGCCCGCGGCCTCGGCCGCGACCACGACCGCGTGGGCGACGTGGACGCCGCTCACGGGCGAGGCCGGCAGCTTCACCGCGACCATGACCCTCGCGGGGCAGCCTGCGCTGACCGCCGACATCACGAGCGACTCCCGGGCTGGTCAGGTCGGTGTCATCTCGGGCGCGTCCACCTGGCTGTCGGAGGGGACACCCATCGGAGAGAAGTACGGCTCGAGCCGCGACCAGCCGTACCTCAATCTCCGGCCACGGGCCGATTCCGCAACGAGTCCGTCGACGACGACCTACACGTTCGCCGCGCCGACCCCGTCGTCCGGATGGGCCTTCGCTCTCGGTGACATCGACGCCGACTCCGTACGCATCTCGGGCGTCTCCGCAGCCGGAGACCCCCTGACCGCGGACGATCTGGGCTTCCAGGGCGGCTTCAACTACTGCGCCCCGGGCACGGCGGGAAAGCCATCGTGCACGGGCGATCCCGACGACGTGCCGATGTGGGATCCGGCATCGCTCACGCTCATGGGCAACGCATCGGCGTCCGACACATCTGGATCCGCGGCATGGTTCGAGCCCGCGGTCCCGATCGTCTCGTTGACGTTCGAGTTCACGCAGCGCTCCGGCTTCCCCGTCTACCAGACCTGGTTCGCGTCGATGGCACGCGACATCACCGGGACGGTCCGCGATGTGAACACGGGCGTGCTCGACGGGGTCGACGTCTCGCTCACCGACTCGAACGGCACCGTCATCGCCACGACGACGACCAGCGGCGGGGGCCAGTACTCGTTCCCCGGATACTTCGCCACCGACGGGTACGAGGTCACGGCGACTCCTCCGCCAGGCAAGACGGGGGTTGTCACGACGGGAGCAGCCGACCTGCGCACCCAGGACGCCGTCGTCGACCTCACCGTGCGCGACAAGGCATCCCTCTTCGGCACCGTCACGACGGCGGGCGACGGCACCCCTGGGGTCGCAGTCACCGCCTCCGGCCCCGACGGGGTGCTCACCACCACGACGGATGGGGACGGGAACTACGCGTTCCCACTGATCGGCGACGGGACGTACGAGATCACCATCACGGTGCCCGAAGGCACGGTGGCGGTCTCGCCCACCACGCGGACGGAAACCGTCTCCGGCGACGACCTTTCGGGCGTGGACTTCGAGCTCGCACGTCTCGGATCCGTGGCAGGGGCGGTCACGGATGACGCCGGGGCGCCGATCGGCGGGGTCACGCTCACGGTGGACGGGCCGGGCGGCGCCCTCAGCGTGATCACCGGCGTCGACGGCCGTTATCTGATCGATGAACTCCCGCCGGGCGACTACGTCATCTCCGTCGTCGCGCCGGACGGAACCGCTGTCGAGGGACCGTCGAGCAGGAAGGTGACGATCACCGCCTCGGGTGAGGCCGTCATCGACCAGGACTTCGTGCTCGTCGCGGATGACGTCACCGCGCCGCCCGACGACCCGGACGGTCCGGGCAAGGGCGGGTCGGGCAACGACCCGCTGCCGACGACCGGTGCGGACAGCACGCCCCTCCTCGCCGGCGGGGTGATCGCACTGATCTGCGGTGGCGCACTCCTCCTCTTCGCGAGGCGCCGGGCGGTGTGA
- a CDS encoding mechanosensitive ion channel domain-containing protein yields the protein MAEVFQDGWAWWVIALAIGVPVLLVALTELIGSLTRRGNPIARPLRMLRNWVVPAGALLALLAFAIQSPADQVWVRVVATVFGFLVILLVLSSFNVALFANAEPGSWRDRIPTIFVEIARLALVVVGLALLFSWVWEADVGGLITALGVTSIVIGLALQNAVGGVISGLLLLFEQPFKIGDWLDAAGVKGRVVEVNWRAVHIETGSGIQIVPNSTLSGASFTNMSEPEGPYSATAEVTFATDDPPHEVMALLIDVADAVPMRLPEQHATAAYSGNGKYRVSIPVAGPADASRALSVYLSWLWYGARRRGFALDGDATDPLAEPQRLSEALATIAPTLQLREEDVELLRTSAHLERYGIGEVVLPAGIIPDDVRIVLSGRAVLTLDVDGGRVDFATSEKGEMIGQTALTRERTQAITVAGDILTVVVLPLAAVDELIRSRPRLAREIGESLDLKRQLALDTLAGLGIERSRIVQPGKL from the coding sequence ATGGCTGAGGTGTTTCAAGACGGATGGGCATGGTGGGTGATCGCGCTCGCCATCGGCGTGCCGGTGCTCCTGGTCGCGCTGACGGAGTTGATCGGAAGCCTCACCCGGCGGGGCAACCCCATCGCCCGTCCTCTGCGGATGCTGCGCAACTGGGTGGTTCCGGCCGGCGCGTTGCTCGCCCTCCTCGCGTTCGCCATCCAGTCGCCCGCCGATCAGGTGTGGGTGAGGGTCGTCGCGACGGTGTTCGGCTTCCTCGTCATCCTGCTCGTCCTGTCGTCATTCAACGTGGCGCTGTTCGCCAACGCGGAGCCGGGATCGTGGCGTGACCGCATCCCCACGATCTTCGTCGAGATCGCTCGTCTCGCACTGGTCGTCGTCGGTCTCGCGCTGCTGTTCTCCTGGGTGTGGGAGGCGGACGTCGGCGGCCTGATCACGGCGCTCGGGGTCACCTCGATCGTGATCGGCCTGGCACTGCAGAACGCCGTCGGCGGCGTGATCTCCGGGCTCCTGCTGCTCTTCGAGCAGCCGTTCAAGATCGGTGACTGGCTGGACGCCGCGGGTGTGAAGGGGCGGGTCGTGGAGGTGAACTGGCGGGCCGTGCACATCGAGACCGGGTCGGGCATCCAGATCGTGCCCAACTCCACGCTCTCGGGGGCCTCCTTCACCAATATGAGCGAACCGGAGGGGCCATACTCCGCGACGGCCGAGGTGACCTTCGCCACGGATGATCCCCCGCACGAGGTCATGGCTCTGCTGATCGACGTGGCGGACGCCGTGCCGATGCGTCTGCCCGAGCAGCACGCCACCGCCGCATACTCCGGGAACGGGAAGTACAGGGTGTCGATTCCCGTCGCCGGGCCCGCCGACGCCTCGCGAGCGCTCTCGGTGTATCTCTCGTGGCTCTGGTACGGAGCGCGGCGCCGAGGCTTCGCGCTCGACGGCGACGCCACCGATCCGCTCGCCGAGCCGCAGCGGCTCAGTGAGGCCCTGGCAACGATCGCCCCGACCCTGCAGCTGCGGGAGGAGGACGTCGAACTGCTGCGGACTTCGGCGCACCTGGAGCGATACGGCATCGGCGAGGTCGTCCTCCCCGCGGGCATCATCCCCGACGATGTGCGCATCGTGCTCTCGGGTCGAGCCGTCCTCACGCTCGACGTCGACGGAGGGCGGGTGGACTTCGCCACGTCGGAGAAGGGCGAGATGATCGGCCAGACGGCGCTGACGCGCGAGCGCACACAGGCGATCACGGTGGCCGGGGACATCCTCACCGTGGTCGTTCTTCCGCTGGCCGCGGTCGACGAGCTGATCCGCTCGCGGCCCCGGCTCGCTCGAGAGATCGGGGAATCGCTCGACCTCAAGCGTCAGCTCGCGCTCGACACGCTCGCCGGACTCGGCATCGAACGCTCTCGCATCGTCCAGCCTGGGAAGCTGTGA
- a CDS encoding adenylate/guanylate cyclase domain-containing protein, with the protein MSADPSASTSEPGRKHGRLKAGLSIQSKLLVMLLGVSLVSSIVIGAIGFINGRQSLHDAAVEQLITIRSMRAAEVANAIESVKRGAALDSRNLSAQTLSRTLNAAFDELQQQEITPEQDALLDQYYSDTFIPLLEERTGDEYGDTAFIPQSNAGKYLQLQYSTKNQDFDADYDTLLGLNDTGDGTSYSQAAGQYGDYFGRIVDQVDYEDALLLNLDGDVVFSAYKGVELGTNVNTGPYRDAAFAQTYRETIATNSVDAIGVTDFERWIPSLGVPTMWVISPVGNDSGITGAIAFQLSIDTINDVTTGSESWKEQGLGDTGEVYLVGRDDLMRSTSRRLLQHPDTYAQRAIDGGTAPSIANRIVEVNGTVLLQPVDTFAVEEAQAGRSGTTTGTDYLGGDSVTAYGPLEVEGLDWVVIARIDSAEAFAPVADFTRIVLLSVLGIILGVSLLSLLLAQVFTRPIHRLVGAVRRVAEGNLDVQVPQGSRDEFGDLGDAFNDMASSLRIKQDLIDEQHQENEKLLHTLMPESVAVRYKQGDEAITEAHENVSVVYAELIGLDDYTRGLSGEEEIGVLNTLMRGFDEAADKAGVEKVRTLRGGYLASAGLVVPRVDNIRRSVSFAINLVEVVDRFNAQNGTSLGIRAGVNTGTVTSGLVARTNLAYDLWGDAVSLAYRVRSVTGEPGIYVSQTVRDRVQELFTFVEAGTVDSAGKTETVWKVARDG; encoded by the coding sequence ATGAGCGCAGACCCGAGTGCGAGCACGTCCGAGCCGGGAAGGAAGCATGGGCGGCTGAAGGCCGGCCTCAGCATCCAGTCGAAGCTTCTCGTGATGCTGCTCGGCGTGAGTCTGGTCTCATCCATCGTCATCGGCGCGATCGGCTTCATCAACGGGCGGCAGTCGCTGCACGATGCGGCGGTCGAACAGCTGATCACGATCCGATCGATGCGGGCGGCCGAGGTCGCGAATGCCATCGAGTCGGTCAAGCGCGGCGCCGCGCTGGATTCGCGGAACCTCAGCGCGCAGACGTTGTCGCGCACACTGAACGCCGCGTTCGACGAACTGCAGCAGCAGGAGATCACGCCGGAGCAGGACGCGCTTCTGGATCAGTACTACTCGGATACGTTCATTCCGCTGCTGGAGGAGCGCACCGGCGACGAATACGGCGACACAGCCTTCATCCCGCAATCGAACGCCGGAAAGTACCTCCAGCTGCAGTACTCCACGAAAAATCAGGACTTCGATGCGGACTACGACACTCTTCTCGGGCTCAACGACACCGGCGACGGCACGAGCTATTCCCAGGCCGCGGGACAGTACGGCGACTACTTCGGACGGATCGTCGATCAAGTCGACTATGAGGACGCTCTGCTCCTGAATCTCGATGGAGACGTCGTCTTCTCCGCGTACAAGGGCGTGGAACTGGGAACGAATGTGAACACGGGCCCCTATCGGGATGCCGCGTTCGCGCAGACCTACCGCGAAACGATCGCGACCAACTCGGTCGATGCGATCGGCGTGACCGACTTCGAGCGTTGGATTCCTTCTCTCGGTGTCCCGACGATGTGGGTGATCTCCCCGGTCGGAAATGACTCCGGCATCACCGGAGCCATCGCCTTCCAGCTCTCCATCGACACGATCAACGACGTCACGACAGGATCGGAGAGCTGGAAGGAGCAGGGCCTCGGCGACACCGGTGAGGTCTATCTCGTCGGTCGCGACGACCTCATGCGCAGCACCTCGCGACGACTGCTCCAGCATCCGGACACGTACGCGCAGCGTGCGATCGACGGCGGCACCGCACCCAGCATCGCCAACCGCATAGTCGAGGTGAACGGGACGGTGCTGCTCCAGCCCGTCGACACCTTCGCCGTCGAGGAGGCACAGGCGGGTCGCAGCGGAACGACAACCGGCACCGACTATCTCGGAGGCGACAGCGTAACGGCCTACGGACCGCTGGAGGTCGAGGGACTCGATTGGGTCGTCATCGCCCGGATCGATTCCGCTGAGGCGTTCGCTCCCGTCGCCGATTTTACCCGCATCGTGCTGCTGTCGGTTCTCGGCATCATCCTGGGCGTCTCGTTGCTCTCGCTGCTTCTCGCGCAGGTCTTCACGAGACCGATCCATCGGCTCGTGGGCGCGGTGCGCCGTGTCGCCGAGGGGAACCTCGATGTTCAGGTGCCGCAGGGCTCACGCGACGAGTTCGGCGATCTCGGCGACGCCTTCAACGACATGGCGTCGAGTCTCAGGATCAAGCAGGATCTCATCGACGAGCAGCATCAGGAGAACGAGAAGCTGTTGCACACTCTTATGCCCGAGAGCGTCGCGGTCAGGTACAAGCAGGGCGATGAGGCGATCACCGAGGCGCACGAGAACGTCTCCGTCGTCTATGCCGAGCTGATCGGACTCGACGACTACACCCGGGGTCTCAGCGGGGAAGAAGAGATCGGGGTGCTGAACACACTCATGCGCGGATTCGATGAGGCAGCGGACAAGGCCGGAGTGGAGAAAGTGCGCACCCTCCGCGGCGGATATCTCGCGTCCGCAGGGCTCGTCGTGCCGCGCGTCGACAACATCCGGCGCAGCGTCAGTTTCGCGATCAACCTCGTCGAGGTCGTCGATCGGTTCAATGCGCAGAACGGCACATCACTCGGCATTCGCGCGGGTGTCAACACCGGCACCGTCACCAGCGGTCTCGTTGCGCGCACGAACCTCGCCTACGACCTGTGGGGGGATGCGGTGAGCCTGGCCTATCGGGTGAGATCAGTGACCGGTGAGCCGGGGATCTACGTCAGTCAGACGGTGCGCGATCGCGTGCAGGAGCTCTTCACCTTCGTCGAGGCGGGCACTGTCGATTCGGCGGGCAAGACCGAGACGGTGTGGAAGGTCGCCCGAGATGGCTGA
- a CDS encoding adenylosuccinate synthase: protein MPGIVIVGVQWGDEGKGKATDLLGERTDWVVKFNGGNNAGHTVVIGDEKYALHLLPSGILSPGVTPVIGNGVVVDPEVLFEELDALSARGIDVSKLRVSANAHIITAYHRTLDKVTERFLGKRQIGTTGRGIGPAYADKINRVGIRVQDLFDESILRQKVEGALDQKNHLLVKVFNRRAITVDEIVDDLLSYAERLRPMVDDTGHLVAEALRRGEVVVFEGGQATMLDVDHGTYPFVTSSTATAAGAASGSGVGPGALDRIVGIVKAYTTRVGSGPFPTELFDETGDWLRETGGEYGTTTGRERRVGWYDAPITRYATRINGITDLVLTKLDVLTGLERIPVCVGYDVDGRRFDDVPVNQTDFHHAKPVYEEFPGWTEDISGARRFEDLPQTAQDYVLALERMSNTRISVIGVGPEREQVVVRHDLVD from the coding sequence ATGCCGGGAATCGTGATCGTCGGAGTCCAGTGGGGCGACGAGGGCAAGGGCAAGGCCACAGACCTGCTTGGTGAACGCACCGACTGGGTCGTCAAGTTCAACGGCGGCAACAACGCCGGGCACACCGTCGTCATCGGCGACGAGAAGTACGCGCTGCACCTGCTGCCCTCGGGCATCCTCTCCCCTGGCGTGACGCCGGTGATCGGCAACGGCGTCGTCGTCGATCCGGAGGTGCTCTTCGAGGAACTGGATGCGCTCAGCGCCCGCGGCATCGACGTCTCGAAGCTGCGGGTCAGCGCCAACGCGCACATCATCACCGCGTACCACCGCACGCTCGACAAGGTCACCGAGCGCTTCCTCGGCAAGCGCCAGATCGGCACCACCGGCCGCGGCATCGGCCCGGCCTACGCCGACAAGATCAACCGCGTGGGCATCCGCGTGCAGGATCTCTTCGACGAGAGCATCCTGCGCCAGAAGGTCGAGGGGGCGCTCGATCAGAAGAACCACCTGCTGGTGAAGGTGTTCAACCGCCGTGCGATCACGGTCGACGAGATCGTCGACGACCTGCTCTCCTACGCCGAGCGGCTGCGCCCGATGGTCGACGACACCGGGCACCTCGTCGCCGAGGCCCTCCGCCGCGGCGAGGTCGTCGTGTTCGAGGGCGGGCAGGCGACCATGCTCGACGTCGATCACGGCACCTACCCCTTCGTCACCTCGTCGACCGCGACGGCCGCGGGCGCGGCATCCGGGTCGGGTGTCGGGCCGGGCGCCCTGGACCGGATCGTCGGCATCGTCAAGGCGTACACGACGCGCGTCGGCTCCGGCCCCTTCCCCACCGAGCTGTTCGACGAGACCGGTGACTGGTTGCGCGAGACCGGCGGCGAGTATGGCACGACCACCGGCCGCGAGCGCCGCGTCGGCTGGTACGACGCGCCCATCACCCGCTATGCGACGCGCATCAACGGCATCACGGATCTCGTGCTCACCAAGCTCGACGTGCTCACCGGGCTGGAGCGGATCCCGGTGTGCGTGGGCTATGACGTCGACGGGCGCCGCTTCGACGACGTGCCGGTGAACCAGACCGACTTCCACCATGCGAAGCCCGTGTACGAGGAGTTCCCCGGGTGGACCGAGGACATCTCGGGTGCTCGGCGCTTCGAGGATCTGCCGCAGACCGCGCAGGACTACGTGCTGGCGCTGGAGAGGATGAGCAACACCCGCATCTCCGTCATCGGCGTGGGCCCTGAGCGCGAGCAGGTCGTCGTCCGCCACGACCTCGTCGACTGA